Proteins found in one Melospiza georgiana isolate bMelGeo1 chromosome 1, bMelGeo1.pri, whole genome shotgun sequence genomic segment:
- the TPD52 gene encoding tumor protein D52 isoform X2 — translation MEPPRDQGLLRSDSIPEVGEDVAATVSMAETLSEEERDELRKELAKVEEEIQTLSQVLAAKEKHLAEIKRKLGINSLQELKQNITKSWQDVTSTTAYKRTSETLSQAGQKASAAFSSVGSVITKKFEDVSIRSIQHSISMPIMRNSPTFKSFEEKVENFKSKVGGSKPAGGDFGEVLNSAANASATETIAEQTEEETH, via the exons GGCTGCTGAGGAGTGACTCTATACCTGAGGTTGGAGAGGATGTTGCTGCTACAGTCAGTATGGCAGAAACACTCTCAGAAGAAGAACGGGATGAGCTAAGAAAAGAGCTTGCCAAG GTGGAAGAGGAAATCCAGACGCTCTCACAAGTGCTAGCTGCCAAAGAGAAGCATCTAGCAGAAATCAAGAGAAAGCTGGGAATTAACTCACTACAGGAACTAAAGCAGAACATTAccaaaagctggcaagatgtTACATCAACCACGGC ATACAAGAGAACATCAGAAACCCTGTCTCAGGCTGGTCAGAaggcttctgctgctttttcttctgttggtTCAGTCATAACCAAGAAATTTGAAGATGTCAG TATACGCTCCATACAACATTCAATTAGTATGCCTATTATGAG aaaTTCTCCTACTTTCAAATCCTTTGAGGAGAAGGTTGAAAACTTCAAG TCTAAAGTTGGAGGAAGCAAACCTGCTGGAGGAGACTTTGGAGAGGTTCTCAATTCTGCTGCCAATGCCAGTGCCACAGAAACTATTGCAGAACAGACAGAGGAGGAGACCCACTGA
- the TPD52 gene encoding tumor protein D52 isoform X1, with translation MEPPRDQGLLRSDSIPEVGEDVAATVSMAETLSEEERDELRKELAKVEEEIQTLSQVLAAKEKHLAEIKRKLGINSLQELKQNITKSWQDVTSTTAYKRTSETLSQAGQKASAAFSSVGSVITKKFEDVRLQAFSHSFSIRSIQHSISMPIMRNSPTFKSFEEKVENFKSKVGGSKPAGGDFGEVLNSAANASATETIAEQTEEETH, from the exons GGCTGCTGAGGAGTGACTCTATACCTGAGGTTGGAGAGGATGTTGCTGCTACAGTCAGTATGGCAGAAACACTCTCAGAAGAAGAACGGGATGAGCTAAGAAAAGAGCTTGCCAAG GTGGAAGAGGAAATCCAGACGCTCTCACAAGTGCTAGCTGCCAAAGAGAAGCATCTAGCAGAAATCAAGAGAAAGCTGGGAATTAACTCACTACAGGAACTAAAGCAGAACATTAccaaaagctggcaagatgtTACATCAACCACGGC ATACAAGAGAACATCAGAAACCCTGTCTCAGGCTGGTCAGAaggcttctgctgctttttcttctgttggtTCAGTCATAACCAAGAAATTTGAAGATGTCAG ACTACAGGCATTTTCACATTCCTTTAG TATACGCTCCATACAACATTCAATTAGTATGCCTATTATGAG aaaTTCTCCTACTTTCAAATCCTTTGAGGAGAAGGTTGAAAACTTCAAG TCTAAAGTTGGAGGAAGCAAACCTGCTGGAGGAGACTTTGGAGAGGTTCTCAATTCTGCTGCCAATGCCAGTGCCACAGAAACTATTGCAGAACAGACAGAGGAGGAGACCCACTGA
- the TPD52 gene encoding tumor protein D52 isoform X3: MEPPRDQGLLRSDSIPEVGEDVAATVSMAETLSEEERDELRKELAKVEEEIQTLSQVLAAKEKHLAEIKRKLGINSLQELKQNITKSWQDVTSTTAYKRTSETLSQAGQKASAAFSSVGSVITKKFEDVRNSPTFKSFEEKVENFKSKVGGSKPAGGDFGEVLNSAANASATETIAEQTEEETH, from the exons GGCTGCTGAGGAGTGACTCTATACCTGAGGTTGGAGAGGATGTTGCTGCTACAGTCAGTATGGCAGAAACACTCTCAGAAGAAGAACGGGATGAGCTAAGAAAAGAGCTTGCCAAG GTGGAAGAGGAAATCCAGACGCTCTCACAAGTGCTAGCTGCCAAAGAGAAGCATCTAGCAGAAATCAAGAGAAAGCTGGGAATTAACTCACTACAGGAACTAAAGCAGAACATTAccaaaagctggcaagatgtTACATCAACCACGGC ATACAAGAGAACATCAGAAACCCTGTCTCAGGCTGGTCAGAaggcttctgctgctttttcttctgttggtTCAGTCATAACCAAGAAATTTGAAGATGTCAG aaaTTCTCCTACTTTCAAATCCTTTGAGGAGAAGGTTGAAAACTTCAAG TCTAAAGTTGGAGGAAGCAAACCTGCTGGAGGAGACTTTGGAGAGGTTCTCAATTCTGCTGCCAATGCCAGTGCCACAGAAACTATTGCAGAACAGACAGAGGAGGAGACCCACTGA